GTAGAATGGATAGCTAATGTTTTGGCGGCCACAACTTACGGGCACACTGCAGTTTTGGTAGTAAAAGTCCAGAGCAAATGAGGCTTCTGTTAGGAGGAGAAACATCAAAATGAGGATGCAGAGGTTTTGATGCATTTGGGATATTGTAAATTGTGGCGTAGAGACAGTGAAAaggataataataataatatggcagagagagagagagagagagagaaagagacaaaatataataataatagttttGAGAGTTGTATTTGAAGAGGGTGGCTTTGACTTGATAATTGCCCAACTGGAAGCCTCTGGAGCTGACAGTTGACACTTTTTGAGCAATAGAATGCTGTCTTTATAATCTGCCTCACATCTTAAGACTCTTGAATTCAAGCCAGAAGGTTGCCTAAATGGGTCTTATTCTAAGAAAGTCGTACAACTTGACCAATCTCGTAATTCAACTTCTGCTTTACATTGCCTCCTCTACAGGGCCACACACTGACTTTTACTCTGAATTTGAAACGATAATCACCGTTCATGTATTCAGAGCATAAGTCATTACAATTTGAAACTGGTAACTTACACTATGATTCATcagcaggaaaaaaaaaggcacaacaagaagaagacgaaTTTGATGCGACACGTACACGTAGTGCCCGTTTAGTGTTTAGGATTTTGATTAGGTTGATTAAGTCACTAAACCTAAGATATgttgaaggagaaaataaaagtaaagttGTAATAGTTTTTCAATTTGGGGGAATTAAGGGGGATAAGTTAAAAGATATTGTTATCCTACCATCTTGTGGATAAGATAAGATACATTTTCTTCATGAGTAATCTATCGTCTACCTTCAACTtggtaaaaaataataatttcatttcttCCCTAACATGCTTAAATATAGggacttattttatttaattcaatACTAGACACCAAACCAGCACGCATCTAAATAGTATCTGCATATTAATGAAATAAGTAGCCATTACTGCTAGCAACCTAAACAAGCGACTTGGTCTCAAATATGTACCGCACATATATAAAGCAGTCACATGATGCGTATGCATTTTTCTTCCTATGTGCATTTCTATACATAAACAATCATGTAGGATTTTCAGAGTCAAATCCTCATGTACTATCACGGCACAACTGATTCATTTCAGCCAAAGTGGGGTGgtttttgacccaaaaaaaaagttgggtGGTGATAATTTTGAAACTTGTGAAGATCAGAGTTATACATACTATTTGTACAGAAAATAATGGCCTGTGTTGTGTTGACTTGGAATAAATTACACAAACTCACAAGGCTCTCAGGGATTCAAGATACCGATTATCTATTGCTTCTCTATCCGTTGTTGCCTCTTGTGTTTATGGCGTCGACGCGTTTTTGCCCAACTCTTTTTCTGTCAAAGTCTGACAGGGGACTTTCATCCCCGGGGCAGTGGGAAATTCTGCTGAAAAGTAACACCGACTAGTTCAGGGatattaattcatttttcTAACTTAtcaattcaataaaataaaataaatcctTGTAAATTGGGAAAATTATCGGTACATTTGAGTTAGACTAGTTGACTAAAGCAATTTGTCCGTCCCCTTCTATTAAAGCTcgctctctcttctctctcatgAGTTAGACAAGTTGACAAAACCAATTTGTCCATCATCTTGCACCCAAGTTTAATCTCCCTCTCAATACATTGGTAGCTTAAAGTACcgttttatgaaaataaataaacaaaggaaAACTGGGGAAATGATCTCAAGAggtaaaaaaaatgaaaattgcaaAGTAAACTAGGCTAAGCTGGCCCACTAGTGACAATTTTATAGATGCAAAATGGGCCAATAGCAATTCTCAGCCCGTTATCATTCTTTCCTCCTTTGGTTTTGGCAGAAACGAGGAATCTAAATTTTACACCAATCGGTTTCGTAAGAGCATTTACAGTGGGGAGATGTAAATTCGGTGGTGTAAAGCTATGTTTATATCTCCTTCACACCTTCGGGAGATAcaaatatctttcttttttttgtattaattcgtttttttgttaaattttttgttgtgtattaggtttaattattttttctaaacAATCGaccgaaattttttaaaattcctataagatataatttaattcaatataatgtaaataaaattaatatgaacTGTTGGCtttgatatgaattttttcTTCACCATTGATCAATGTagttgttaatttcatatttcaatttgaatGAAATCTGGCCATACATTAGAGAGTTGTTGGAGAAGAACTTAGTACATTTGCATCATTTTTAGTAACTTCCTCATATTAATAAATCTCAACCACTCCCTGGCCCACCATTTTAATAACTTCCCCATCTTTTAGGTAGATTTTCTCTATCCCTTCTCTTGGCTTTTCTGCTACGGAACCACTTGGCTGAGTCTAAAATTAAATGTACATCTTTTTTCTCATCTCACGGCTATGATGTACatttacaaacatatatacCTTCCCATTGAAGTCGACAACCAAATGtatatatttaacatacaccTTCATATACACCTTGTCTATGTGGATGCTCTTAAACGTGCCACATAAACATTTAACAGctataaataacatatcacatcactccaaccgatgtgtcaaagctgatgtggaatgaaggttggaggttgagatgttatttttgacattccaaaagcaagatgtcaaatgaatattttattattttttcttttcttttctttttaattaaaaatgaatcaacactaaaatgtaataaaataataatttaatttgacattttCAGGTGGAGTGTAAAGCTTTGTAAGATGTCAAATTACCACAtcagccatcaaatttaaatttgatgttcGGTATTTGaagggagatgtcaaatatcaaacatcaaatttaaatttgatggctgatgtggcaatttgacatttaCACAGTTTACACTCCACCAGATatgtcaaataaataattattgtaaCAGTCAAATCATTtaagataaaaaaataaaaaaaggaaaattataaatgaaagtaaCAGTCAActatcttttaaaaataataaaatattcatttgacatcttacttttgaaatgtcaaaaataacatctcaacctACAGCCTTCATTCCACATCAGCTTTGACACATCAGTTAGAGTGATGTGATATGCTATTTCTAGCCGTTAAATATCTATGTGGCATTTTTGACACATCGgttggaaatgctctaagcAGCGATTCCTTTTCCTTTGAGagacttcttctttcttctgaAGCAGGTTTGCTGGCGTTCCATTCCAGCAACGACTGTCGTTTCATTCCTGTAAAACCTAGACGTGCAactttcttctttgttcttctAGCTGTTAGTCTCCAACGTTTGGACATCATTTGGTAAAGTGGATTATTTACTTATTTGCACTTTACTGATTCTGAGTTTCATGCTTTTCTGGTAGCTTTTGATTGTTGCATGCACGAATTGGACAAAGTCTTTTCAGGAAACATAAATGGGTGTCAAGTGAATGGACTGATCGGTTTAAAATCTTCCAAACCTCATTGAAAAGCTTGTTGCTTTAAATTTCTAAGTTTGGTTGTTTTAGTTGTTTCCTTGTGGACTCCTAGTTGAGTTCATATCCTCATTTTCATGAATTTGACAAAGAAATTTAGAGTGCTATAATAAGCAAGCAGCATCCTTGTTGTAAAGATTTCGTATTTGCACTGAAAGATGGCATGGCATCTGTCTTGAAATTAATTGAGTTGCTGTTTTGCAAGGCTCAATGGAGGAAAGTTCGGaactttctttcttgaaaGTAATTCTGGTTTGTTATTGTGTCTGTGCTTTTATTTGCTTTGAGCTTCTTACAAGGTCTGGTCGTCCTGAACTCGTAGGAACAAGTACTGCTTTTATATCTAGCAGTTAAGAATTAAGTTGTCCAGaaaacatataatttttttgaaaagctTTTAAGATAGAGTAAAactaaagaaacaaacaatagGTAAATAAGAGTAAAATAAGTTAAAGCAAACATGGTATGGTGAATTACATTAAAGACGTTGTTCTAAAGTCTTTGTAATTTCCATATATGCAGGTAATGACGGtttacaagactccaagatatgATCTCTAATATACAAGCTCAAGGTCCATTGTGAACATGTTCACAATCATATATAGGTTTCCAAGTCACCGAACTATTGCTAAAAAATAATGGCTTATGAGGTAAAAACAGATTGCATCATCTGTTCTAATGCTAGCAAAAATATTAGTAGCCTTAATCTGCCAAATGTTATAATCATTGCTTATAAGATAGAAACTTCCATCACAGAAGGCAGCATCCTCAAATGGCTCACCATCCAGTTTATGTTTAAGCCATGATTCAGCTCCTGGGACCCAAAAAGCAAAGCTCCGGACATTGACTATTAACAAGCAAGCAAACATAGTTTTCAAGGATGGGAAGACCCGAGAGAACCATATTATGATAAAAGTTCCATGTTTTGGGAAGATCAGTTTTGTTCCTAGAGAATGGATTCAACAAGCTAATCTCAAGATAGAAACAGCTTATTACAGTGATGATGAGAGTTTAAAGATGGTCCATGTAAAAGTTGGCGGTGCAGCTTATTAGCAGCAGCAGTGTACCAGGCTTTTGTAAGTAGAAAAATATCGGACAGATTATATATCCCTGCGTGGTCGGTGCTTgcagtaattatattttagaattttattttattcaaagtCGTTTGGGCGTCGATAAAGACATTCttttatcataaaattgaAAGCATTATCTTTCCATTCATCACATGTGGTTCAATTTCAATGCATATCGGGTGATCCAAAATTCCATCAAATTGACCAATTCTATATTTTGTATGACTATGTTGTTGACACGTCAAAGTATTGTATAATATGATTGGATCCAACTGTTTCTCCTCGTGGAGGATCtgaaaacaacaacaagaagaaatgcAATCGTGTTTATGTAAACAAACAATGTGTGAAGCGCGTATTAGGTTGGTTGGTTTGCCGTGTTTGTCTAAATCACAAATttattacaaataaatatgTAAGAGTTGCTTAAGATTGTCcaatttattgttttaaattgtttgaaTTACGGTGCATATTAAGAGAAgttaacaaaataattatagcaATTTTTCCCCAACTACTTTAAACAAAGTGGTTGTGCGGGGTCTAGTCTAGTGAAAAAAGAGTCTTTACTTGCTGATCAGAGGGCTCAAGTTCGAATCCCTGCATCatcatagttgtgtgtgtgtgaaaaattCTCATATCCTATAATTTAGATAATCACTTGTactaagaaaaaaattaattgtgtTTGACTATACACCTGAAAAATATTCCAATaacaattaatttatttttgttataattaaTAGTTTAgtcacaaaaataatataataaactaTGAAACCGCTCGTATATCCCTTTCTCCATGTTTGCTCCACTTGAGATTAATAAGCCATGTTTTTATTTGCTAAACTTTTAATTGAAATGCGtttgggtttatttatttaattattttaaagatgTAATGAGTTTGGGTTGATTAGGTTGGTCCAACTCAATCTCGTCGAGTCATCCTTAATGGACAACATACCTCTTACGCcattatatatgttttcaaTGGCAAAACTGGAATGTCAAATATTTGATAAGAAATACAGTTTTAAGCATAATTAAgagaaatatgagattatgaAATTGCTCTCAAGTTGCTGTGCATGTTGTGAAGGCATCTTTCTTACAATATTGATCATGTGACCGACACTTATTTTCagtataatataataataaattgggaatttgaaatttaataaaaCCTTCCAAAACGAAAACAATTACATCATGGGATTCTTGTGCAAAATGTCACACATTAAGTTGGAATTCAGTAAGACACCATACCATCCAGTAAGTTcgtttttttgtatttaaatttgaattgttattttttaaaattaaattaaattaaaataatttagatcataaattatatttaaaataataacttGTTATTTAACATGGATTTGTGTTACTACAAAATCGATAAAATTTCATAATACGTGTGTGGGAGGGATCAAACATGAACTCTTGAATTTATAAcagtaatttttatttttatttttggggtcGACTtgaatttataataatatactaaagttaaaataaacataaaataataataataaatatgaatataatagtggcgtaaaaagtaaaaaagatgaatatACTACGATTGTTGCTAGAAAAATCAGCACTAATTTATTCTTAGGGTAGGCGACCGTTGGGTTCGATCAATCAAAACGTGGGGATCTGACTGCAGCACTTGCGCAATGGCCTAAAAGGCGCGTTGCCTCACGCCGTTACAAAGGCCGTGGGCTCTAAAGTCTAAAGTGAGAATTAATAAATGAAAGTCTAATCGTTTTCTAGAGAAAATCGAATGGGGATAAGGAGGATAAAAGACATCGTCCCCATCAGAGAGTATCGCACCATACACGTGTCAACGAATTTCCTCCATCACACGTGTCAGTAGTTAAGATCCTCACCTTAATGACTAATCCGAGTGGCCTCAATGCCACCAATCGCGACCCAGTTTAGTAACAATCACTAGATAACGCTCAAGCTCATGGCCCATCAATAGTTACTTACTCACACTCCCACACACTCACATACATTACCTATGTTACCCTTGATAAACTGCAAATTTCCATCCATTCCAAGCATCACGACAGTATTTGAGTAGAGACAAGATTGTAATTTACACATATGGGTGCTCCCATCGCATTAAATCATGGGCGCCCCAAGTAGATGgcgattttttattattatttatttatagaaaataaaaataaaaatttgttttgttcttctcCTACCACTACGCAGTGCCCATCCATCCATTTATTCAGAGCCTTGCTTCgccatttcctttctttcgCTTCCTCCATCGCTTCCCTTCCCCAACTAttcaatctctctctttctgtcCAACTGGTTTTACCAAATTGCCCCTGGAAACCTGACCTACACTACCCTTACCTTCTTCCACCAGATCCATTTCACTCTCAGCCTccattttagggttttgctATTTCGGTCTAGCCACAGACTCCAATCCTTTTCTCCGATCCGATTCCCCCCATTGTTTTCGATTAACTCTCATTTCTCACAAACCCTTGAGACGCCGATCCTCTAATTGAATAAATTCCCAGAATcgctttcttcttttccattgCCGTTGACTTTGTTTCAGGGTTTAAGAGGCTACGTACGTACAAGGACCAGATTTAGGGTTCTCGTGCAAGTTTCTGATTCGGTGTTATTGCGATGTTGGGTACGGGGTTGCAGGTCACGCGCGCCCGCGGAGAAGACCGATTCTACGACCCGGCCAGAGCCCGTAGAGCCCACCAGAACCAGAAAGCCGAGCAACTTCGGCGAGCTCAGAGCGACGTCACGCCAAGCCAATCGCCTTCGCTCAAGGTTAACCCTAACCGGGAACCCGAGAACAGGGTCGGGTCAGATGACCTTCCCAAACCCGTCGCCGTGCCTGCTTTTGAGCCTGTTGTCAATCCCTTGAGTAATCTCGAGCGGTTCTTGCAGTCGATCTCGCCATCCGTGCCCGCTCAGTACCTCTCTAAGGTCTTCGTCTAAACTAAACAGAAATGTTACATTTCTTGGTTAtttttctcttaattttgtGATTGAATATTTTACTTTTGGTAGCAGACGACGATGAGGGGATTGAGTACTTGCGACGTGGAATTTCAGCCATACTTTGTTCTTGGAGATCTATGGGAGTCTTTCAAGGAGTGGAGTGCTTATGGTGCAGGAGTGCCTTTGATTTTGAATGACAGTGACTCTGTGGTTCAGTACTATGTCCCTTATTTGTCCGGTATTCAGATATACGGCCACTCTATGAAATTGCCCACTAAGACAAGGTATGCATTTTACTCAATACTCGTCACTTAATTTGATCAATTGTAATGTTCCATATGTTGCCTTTTGAACTAGTTCCAGAGGTGAAAGTAAAttaattctatttattttagttaattttatagtCCCCTTTCATGCTGAggtttgtatttttctcattATAATGATTACTCAATATAGTATTTTGTCATTAATATCTTTTCTTATCCTTATCCATTATTGATTGTTTTTGCTAAGTATTTTATGGCTTGAGAATGGATGGTAAAAGGATTTAATGGTTTGCTTATTCTTCCTACTCGTTGCATCTGAATCTGTACTTTTGACTGAATTGATTGATAGTGTTTTACTTAGTCCCCGCCCCCTTCCTTCCCGTATATTGCATATTATGTACTCTATCCAAAATTTGATTGTCCTTGTGTGTGATAGGCGGCCAGATGAAGACAGTGACAGTGAGTTCAGGGATTCTAGTAGTGATGGAAGCTCTGATTATGAAACTGATAGATTAAAATATTTGAGGGAGCAGCGGAATCACCAAAATCTATTGAGTGAAATTCCTTGTAGGATAGAAAGATTATCTCTGAGAGAGCCGCATTTTCCACCTCATGAAGACTGCTCTAGTGACGAGGGTGAATCCATAAATTCTCAAGGTTGCTTACTATTTGAGTATTTTGAGCAGGACCTTCCTTATTGCCGCGAGCCTTTGGCTGACAAGGTTATAATTGCATTTATTCACTAATTCGTTACCATGTTTAGaacaattatattaaaattttggtaCTTGTAACTTTCCTTCCctgtttttggaatttttttctcaacTCTCCAATTTTACAGATACTAGATCTTGCCTTCCATTTTCCTGAGCTGAAGACACTAAGAAGTTGTGATCTGCTGTCTTCCAGCTGGATTTCTGTTGCATGGTACTTTCAACCTCTGCATTTGTTTCCTGGGTCATACACTGTCATGTGACTAATTGGTTTTGGTAAAATTGTTTCAGGTATCCAATTTACAGGATTCCAACGGGACCAACTCTAAAGGATCTTGATGCGTGCTTTCTGACGTACCATTCACTTTTTACACCCATGGGAGGTACTAATCAATTTCACTGTTAGTTTTGAAAACTTGTGTGCATGGTTTTTCCAAGAATGGAAGTTTGTCCCCTGGCATTTGCTATGCATAATTTATACACCTTGAGATGCCAGGTTGTTTCATTTTGTTCATCAGTCAAATTTTTCCACATGTAATCATATCTGATGACGTGGTCTAATTTTTTCACATATAATCATATCTCACAACGTGGCGACAGAAAGAATATTATCCTATCTACATTCTGGAGTTATTGGTTTTCCTTATAGatggtattttttaatttgagcAATTTACACCCATGGGAGGTAATAATTAATATCATTGTTAGTTTGTCGTGTGCATGGTTTTTCTGATGATGAAAGTTAGTTCCCTGACATTTGCTCTTTAGAACACGTTTGAGATGCCAGGCTGTTTCATTTAGTATGTCCGTCTGATTGTATATTACTATGTGACGACAAATTGAG
The window above is part of the Prunus dulcis chromosome 1, ALMONDv2, whole genome shotgun sequence genome. Proteins encoded here:
- the LOC117631181 gene encoding uncharacterized protein LOC117631181 — protein: MLGTGLQVTRARGEDRFYDPARARRAHQNQKAEQLRRAQSDVTPSQSPSLKVNPNREPENRVGSDDLPKPVAVPAFEPVVNPLSNLERFLQSISPSVPAQYLSKTTMRGLSTCDVEFQPYFVLGDLWESFKEWSAYGAGVPLILNDSDSVVQYYVPYLSGIQIYGHSMKLPTKTRRPDEDSDSEFRDSSSDGSSDYETDRLKYLREQRNHQNLLSEIPCRIERLSLREPHFPPHEDCSSDEGESINSQGCLLFEYFEQDLPYCREPLADKILDLAFHFPELKTLRSCDLLSSSWISVAWYPIYRIPTGPTLKDLDACFLTYHSLFTPMGGVQDARAPVVTYPSEMDGVPKMSLPVFGLASYKFRGSLWTPNGGFERQLANSLSQAADNFLRVLQVNHPDFVFFSRR